A single Augochlora pura isolate Apur16 chromosome 2, APUR_v2.2.1, whole genome shotgun sequence DNA region contains:
- the Cul4 gene encoding cullin 4, translating into MSRLGGTQVLASTAQVKRTATDHAALVNVGAAKRSKLSAVPVTGIDGIENMTDTAAAATDTQKRANFSALSVGNPNGVISPSLASAKTGTARKLVIKNFKNKPKLPENYQEQTWEKLQEAVIAIQTSKSIRYSLEELYQAVENMCNHKMASTLYTKLTGLTEAHVQANIEQFLAESMDRHIFLKKMNECWQSHCRQMIMIRSIFLYLDRTYVLQNPSILSIWDMGLHLFRVYIVLNNLVQTRTVEGLLMLIEKERQGDTVDRTLLKSLLRMLSDLQIYQDAFANKFLIATERLYAAEGQRLMNEHDVPEYLAHVDKRLQEENERLLHYLDASTKWSLIHTVEKQLLSEHITSILQKGLSGLLDENRISDLSLLYNLYSRVKNGLVELCLSFNSYIKKKGKTIVIDPEKDKTMVQELLDFKDKMDNIVNTCFHKNEKFSNSLKEAFEAFINQRANKPAELIAKFVDCKLRAGNKEATEEELERLLDKIMVLFRFIHGKDVFEAFYKKDLAKRLLVGKSASVDAEKSMLSKLKQECGGGFTSKLEGMFKDMELSKDINIAFKQYAGNLQTELSANNLDLTVSILTMGYWPTYPVMEVTLPPEMVQYQDVFNKFYLGKHSGRKLQWQPTLGHCVLKAWFNQGNKEFQVSLFQALVLIMFNDSDNLSLEDIKAATNIEDGELRRTLQSLACGKARVLKKNPRGRDIADNDRFIFNADFTNKLFRIKINQIQMKETNEEQKATEERVYQDRQYQIDAAIVRIMKMRKTLTHNLLISELYNQLKFPVKPADLKKRIESLIDRDYMERDKDNANEYNYVA; encoded by the exons ATGTCTAGGCTTGGAGGTACTCAGGTTCTGGCCTCTACAGCACAGGTGAAGAGGACAGCCACCGATCACGCAGCGCTGGTGAACGTCGGTGCTGCGAAACGCAGCAAGCTGTCCGCCGTTCCGGTCACGGGGATCGACGGGATCGAAAACATGACGGACACAGCCGCGGCAGCGACAGATACGCAGAAGAGGGCTAATTTCTCGGCGTTGTCTGTCGGGAACCCGAACGGCGTCATTTCACCAAGTTTGGCGAGTGCGAAGACAGGCACTGCCAGAAAGCTTGTCATCAAAAACTTCAAAA ataagcCAAAATTACCAGAAAATTATCAAGAACAAACATGGGAGAAGTTGCAAGAGGCTGTAATTGCTATACAAACCAGCAAAAGTATTCGTTATTCGTTAGAAGAACTTTACCAGGCAGTTGAAAATATGTGTAACCACAAAATGGCATCAACATTATATACAAAACTGACGGGGCTAACAGAAGCTCATGTTCAGGCTAATATAGAACAATTCTTGGCAGAATCCATGGACAGGcatatatttctgaaaaaaatgaacgagTGTTGGCAGTCGCACTGTAGACAAATGATTATGATTAGGagtatttttctatatctGGATAGAACATATGTATTACAAAATCCAAGTATTTTGTCCATTTG ggATATGggattacatttatttagaGTATATATCGTTCTGAACAATTTGGTTCAGACACGTACAGTAGAAGGATTACTAATGCTCATAGAGAAAGAACGGCAAGGTGATACAGTAGACAGAACACTTCTTAAGTCGCTATTACGAATGTTATCAGATCTACAAATTTACCAAGATGCCTTTGCCAACAA ATTCCTGATAGCCACAGAAAGACTATATGCTGCAGAAGGACAAAGATTAATGAATGAACATGACGTCCCGGAGTACTTAGCACATGTAGACAAACGACTACAAGAAGAAAACGAACGTTTGTTACATTATCTTGACGCATCTACAAA GTGGTCGCTAATCCATACAGtagaaaaacaattattatctgAGCATATTACCAGCATATTACAAAAAGGATTAAGCGGTTTGTTGGATGAAAATAGAATTAGTGATTTAtctttactttataatttatatagtcgAGTTAAGAATGGCCTTGTAGAACTTTGTTTGAGTTTCAATTCCTATATAAAG AAAAAGGGTAAAACCATAGTTATAGATCCAGAAAAAGACAAGACTATGGTTCAAGAACTTTtggattttaaagataaaatgGACAACATAGTTAATacatgttttcataaaaatgagaaattttcaaatagtttAAAAGAAGCTTTTGAAGCTTTTATTAATCAACGCGCAAATAAACCAGCTGAATTAATAG caAAGTTTGTTGATTGCAAGTTACGAGCGGGTAATAAAGAGGCAACTGAGGAAGAATTAGAAAGattattagataaaattatgGTACTGTTTAGATTTATACATGGGAAAGATGTATTCGAAGCATTTTATAAGAAAGATTTGGCAAAACGTTTATTAGTGGGTAAATCAGCTTCTGTTGATGCTGAGAAGTCTAtgttatcgaaattaaaacaagAATGCGGAGGTGGTTTTACTAGTAAATTGGAAGGAATGTTTAAAGATATGGAACTCAGTAAAGATATTAACATTGCTTTTAAACAG TATGCAGGAAATTTACAAACTGAGTTGTCAGCAAATAACTTGGATTTAACTGTGTCAATACTTACAATGGGTTATTGGCCAACATATCCTGTGATGGAAGTAACATTACCACCAGAAATGGTTCAATATCAAgacgtatttaataaattttacttggGGAAGCACAGTGGCAGAAAATTACAATGGCAACCTACTTTAGGTCATTGTGTCCTAAAAGCGTGGTTTAATCag GGTAACAAAGAGTTTCAAGTGTCACTGTTCCAAGCGTTGGtgttaattatgtttaatGATTCTGACAACTTATCCCTGGAAGATATAAAAGCAGCAACAAATATAGAAGATGGTGAACTTAGAAGAACTTTGCAATCCCTAGCTTGTGGCAAGGCTAgagtattaaaaaagaatccaAGAGGAAGAGATATTGCAGATAATGATAGATTTATATTCAACGCAGATTTTACGAACAAATTAttccgaattaaaataaaccaaaTCCAAATGAAAGAAACG aacgAAGAACAGAAAGCTACAGAAGAAAGAGTTTACCAAGATAGACAATATCAAATAGATGCAGCTATTGttagaattatgaaaatgagaaaaacgCTTAcacacaatttattaattagcgAACTGTACAATCAATTAAAGTTCCCTGTGAAG ccGGCTGACTTGAAAAAACGGATTGAATCTCTTATAGATAGGGATTATATGGAGCGCGACAAAGATAATGCAAATGAGTACAATTATGTTGCGTAA